Below is a genomic region from Mesorhizobium sp..
GATCGTCGCGGATCAGGCGGTCCCAGTAGTAATGGCCGATCTCGTGGCGGAAATGGCCAAGGAGCGTGCGATATGTCTCGCCCATGGCGATGCGCCGCTGCTCGCGCTCGACCGAGTCTGCTTCCGCGACGTTGAGCGTGATGACGCCATTGTCGTGGCCGGTGAGGATCTTCTCGCCGCCCGGGCCGCCGCCGATCGGGTCGGCGAGAAAGTCGAAGGCGATGCCGGCTTCCTCGTCGGGCGACTGCTTGGGACGCACCTCGAGCCCGAAGGACAGGAGCGCGTAGATGAGCCGCCGCTTGGCCGCTTCGACGCGGATCCAGCGGTCCCGATTGCCCTCGATCGACAGGTCGGGGATGGTCTTGTTGAGCGCGCAGGCGCGGCAGAATGCCTGAGGGCCGGGCGCGCGCCAGTTGCACAGCGCCTCGTCGGCATTGGAGCAGGCGAAGGCGTCTCCACCCAGAAGAACGAAATCGGCCGCGTCGGGATCGTAGAGAACCTCGACGCCGCAGGCGAGGCAGCGCGAATTCTCGAAATAGAGCCGCTGGCCGCAGGCCGGGCAGGAAAAGAGCTTCACGGCGGGAATCCGCTGGATGGAGGAAAAGACAGCCGCTGCAACGCAGACAATCGCGAAACGTTGCGGCGGGCAAACGAATTCCGCCGGGCCGATCGAGGCCCGGCGGAACATGTGTATCGCGCGCGATCAGCGGACCACGTAGACGATCTTACGACTCTGCGGCTCGACCAGCACCGGCTGGCCGTTCACGTAGACGTAGCGGTACTCGTAGTCCGGCACCTCGGCGAGCGTCACCGTTTCCGGCAGGCTGGCGCCGACCACGACTTCGCCGTCGAGATAGACGGGCTCGACCTGGTTCGAGCGGACATAGGTGACGACCTTGTCCGGGGGCGGCGAAGCGAGGCCTTCGGCCGTGCCGCCGATCGCCGCGCCCGCGACGCCGCCGACGACCGCGCCGATCGGGCCGCCGACGATGGCGCCGGCAATGGCGCCGGTCGCGCCGCCGGCCACGGCGCCGCCGCCGCCCTGGGGCTGCTCATAGGTGACGACCGGCACTTCGGCACGGCTCTCTGTCACGATCGCGGCGGTGCCGCCGCGGTCGATCGTCAGATAGTCCGAATAGACCCAGCCGGGGCCGCCGGAGGTGCTGACCTGGCACCACTTGGAATTGTCGAGACAGCCGCTGAGGTCGGCCGGGCCGCCCGCCGGGATCATGCCGATCACCGGGTATTGCGGGCCGGGACCGCCGCGAACATTGAGGTCCGTCGTGGCGGTGACGCCGCTCTGGGCCGACGCGATGCCGGTCGCGGCGGCGAAAGCGAACGCCGCCAGTGGAATTGCGTAGCGATGGATCATCATTCTCTCCTTTGGATTACCCCTTCGGAGCGGCAAACGGGGAGCGGGGGAGAATGTTCCGGGCAGGAGCGGCGGCGACGGCATCGCGCTGCGTAACAGCGCTGAAACAGACGCGCGATAACGCGACATTGAATGGCCGCAACTTCATCTTAACGGTGACAAAGCAGGTTCATGATGGCAGAAAACAGCGGAATCACGGGTTTGGAGAGATACATGGCGTTTCTTGCGCGGGGCGCGAAGCTTGTTTCGGGTATTGTTGTTGCATGGGGCTTGGGCGTTGGCGCGGCGAATGCGGCAAGCTGCGGCAAGGATGCCAGCGGCTTCGAGGCATGGAAGCAATCCTTCGCTCAGCAGGCCAAGGCGGCGGGCGTGAAAAACAAGGGCCTGCAGGCTCTGGCCAGCGCCAAATATGCGACCGCGACGATCAAGGTCGACCGCGCCGTGAAGAAAGCCTTCAGCGGCGACGTCAACTCGTTCATGAAGCGCCGCGGCGGCGCGACGATCATCTCGAAGGGACGATCGCTGAAAAAGGCGAACGCGGCCTTGTTTGCCGATATCGAGCGCCGCTACGGCGTTCCGCCCGGCCCGCTGCTGGCGATCTGGGGCATGGAGACCGGTTTCGGCGCGGCGATGGGCAACCAGAACACGGTGTCGGCGATCGTGACCCTCGCTTATGACTGCCGCCGGCCCGACTTCTTCAACCCGCACGCCATCGCAGCGCTCAAGCTCGTCGACCGCGGCGTGCTGAGCGCCAGCTCGGTGGGCGCGGCACACGGCGAATTCGGCCACACGCAGTTCCTGCCCGGCAACGTGCTGAACTTCGGCGTCGGCAACATGAACCTGAAAGACAAGGCGACAGCGCTCGCGTCGACGGCCAACTTCCTGCGCGGACATGGCTATCGCGGCGGGCCGGCGAGCGCCAACCGCGGCGCGATCGCGGGCTGGAACTCGGCCTCGGTCTACCAGCAGGCGATCATCATCATGGCGGATGCGATCGACGCGGAGTAGCCGTCCGACAGGGCTGCGCCCGGCGAGGCCGCTACCGGCGCTACCGAACCTCGACAGAGTATGAACACCCGGCCAGGACCTGGCCGGGGTGGCTCTCGACGGTGGCGACATTGAGGGAAACGCGGGTAGCCACTTCGGCTCCGCCATCCGTCTCGACGACTTCGGAAACGACCCGTTCGCCCAGGTACTTTTCGGGCGTGTCGACGACGGGCGTTACGGAAAGCTTACGCGCGATATCTCGCGGGTCCGCATCCTCGATTACCGCCATCGGCCCTGTCGCCGTCAATGCGACCGTCGAAACCTCCCGGTCGAAGACGTATATGGGCGCCGGCAAGCGGAACTCGCGCAGGAACGGATTGCCGCCGCCTGTCTCTGTCCAACCCAATGCTTCGAACACCGCCGGGTCCATCGCGGCCTCCATGGCGAAGCCGTTGTAATCCCTCGCGGCGGCATCGCATGCGAAGAATCGGGCGATGTCGACCGTGGAAACGTCCTTGTCCTGCGCGAAGGACTGGGCCGCGAGTGCCGCCCAGACCAAACCGCCGCAAGCGATACGCCGCGCCTCGATCAAGCGTTTCGTCCCCGCGCCGCCAGCGTCCGCAGCCTGAGCCCGTTCAGCCGGATGAAGCCTTCGGCGTCTTTCTGGTCGTAGGCGCCGCGGTCGTCCTCGAAGGTGACGAGGTCGTTGCGGTAGAGCGATTTCGGCGAACGGCGGCCGGAGACGATGACGTTGCCCTTGTAGAGCTTCAGCCGGACCTCGCCTTCGACGTCCTCCTGGCTCTTGTCGATCAGCGCCTGCAGCATCTCGCGCTCGGGCGAATACCAGAAGCCGTTGTAGATCAGCTCCGCATAGCGGGGCATGATGTCGTCCTTCAAATGGCCGGCGCCGCGGTCGAGCGTGATCGATTCGATGGCGCGGTGGGCTGCGAGCAGGATGGTGCCACCCGGCGTCTCGTAGACGCCGCGCGACTTCATGCCGACGAAGCGGTTTTCGACCAGGTCGAGCCGGCCGATGCCGTTGTCGCGGCCGAGATCGTTCAGCGCGGAAAGCATCGCGGCCGGCGACAGCGCCTTGCCGTTCAGCGAGACGGCGTCGCCCTTGTCGAAGCCGATTGTAATCTCGGTGACCGTGTCGGGGGCGGCCATCGGCGAGATGGTGCGCTGGTAGACATATTCCGGCGGGTCGACCCACGGATCCTCCAGGACCTTGCCCTCGGAGGAGGAGTGCAACAGGTTCGCGTCGACCGAGAAGGGCGCCTCGTTGC
It encodes:
- a CDS encoding putative zinc-binding metallopeptidase, which codes for MKLFSCPACGQRLYFENSRCLACGVEVLYDPDAADFVLLGGDAFACSNADEALCNWRAPGPQAFCRACALNKTIPDLSIEGNRDRWIRVEAAKRRLIYALLSFGLEVRPKQSPDEEAGIAFDFLADPIGGGPGGEKILTGHDNGVITLNVAEADSVEREQRRIAMGETYRTLLGHFRHEIGHYYWDRLIRDDPENLGRFRDLFGDDTADYQQALEAHYTNPPAPGWQENHITAYAASHPWEDWAETWAHYLHIVDTLEMADALGMSISAMETKEEHLHTPDAAGADAAPPDSFDRTLKRWIVLSNASNSINRCMGLPDLYPFVISPNVAAKLAFVDDLLSRRS
- a CDS encoding DUF1236 domain-containing protein translates to MIHRYAIPLAAFAFAAATGIASAQSGVTATTDLNVRGGPGPQYPVIGMIPAGGPADLSGCLDNSKWCQVSTSGGPGWVYSDYLTIDRGGTAAIVTESRAEVPVVTYEQPQGGGGAVAGGATGAIAGAIVGGPIGAVVGGVAGAAIGGTAEGLASPPPDKVVTYVRSNQVEPVYLDGEVVVGASLPETVTLAEVPDYEYRYVYVNGQPVLVEPQSRKIVYVVR
- a CDS encoding lytic transglycosylase domain-containing protein, which gives rise to MAFLARGAKLVSGIVVAWGLGVGAANAASCGKDASGFEAWKQSFAQQAKAAGVKNKGLQALASAKYATATIKVDRAVKKAFSGDVNSFMKRRGGATIISKGRSLKKANAALFADIERRYGVPPGPLLAIWGMETGFGAAMGNQNTVSAIVTLAYDCRRPDFFNPHAIAALKLVDRGVLSASSVGAAHGEFGHTQFLPGNVLNFGVGNMNLKDKATALASTANFLRGHGYRGGPASANRGAIAGWNSASVYQQAIIIMADAIDAE
- a CDS encoding argininosuccinate synthase gives rise to the protein MSKWKNVKKVVLAYSGGLDTSIILKWLQTELGAEVVTFTADLGQGDSDLEPARRKAEMMGVRDIYIRDVREEFVKDFVFPMFRANAVYEGTYLLGTSIARPLISKHLVEIARETGADAVAHGATGKGNDQVRFELSAYALNPDIKVIAPWRDWSFRSRTDLIDFAEKYQIPIAKDKRNEAPFSVDANLLHSSSEGKVLEDPWVDPPEYVYQRTISPMAAPDTVTEITIGFDKGDAVSLNGKALSPAAMLSALNDLGRDNGIGRLDLVENRFVGMKSRGVYETPGGTILLAAHRAIESITLDRGAGHLKDDIMPRYAELIYNGFWYSPEREMLQALIDKSQEDVEGEVRLKLYKGNVIVSGRRSPKSLYRNDLVTFEDDRGAYDQKDAEGFIRLNGLRLRTLAARGRNA